AGCCCCGGTCTGGTCCATCACCAATGTGATGTCCTCTTCCGGTAGTCCGGCTTCCGCCGGCAAGGTCTGCACAGACATTCCGGGCTTGGCCGCGGCAGCGGATCGGGGTTTCACTTCAGGCTCCCCTACGACCTGGAAGGTCTTCTGGCCCTGAACGGTCATGATGGTGACCTCGGCCTCTTTGAAAACATATTCCTTGGTCT
The DNA window shown above is from Methanomassiliicoccales archaeon and carries:
- a CDS encoding nascent polypeptide-associated complex protein — encoded protein: MMPGMGRVNPRQMKQAMRKMGISTEELTDVQEIIILTKTKEYVFKEAEVTIMTVQGQKTFQVVGEPEVKPRSAAAAKPGMSVQTLPAEAGLPEEDITLVMDQTGASREKAIEALMATDGQPAEAILKIMAG